One Dehalococcoidia bacterium genomic window, ATCGAGTTCAACACTGACGAGACCGCTCTCACCGAGCTGTGCGACGTGGTGGTGCGGGCACCGACCGGGGTGTCCCTGCCCAGGCTGGTGGAGCGGCTCAAGGCCCTTTCCGGCCGTCATGACTGAACGAAGGGGGCAGAGATGGAGCAGGCGCTTTCGGGCATCAAGGTCCTCGACCTGACCATCTGGCAGCAGGGCCCCATGAGCACAGCCCTGCTGGCCGACTTCGGCGCTGATGTAATCAAAGTGGAGGCGCCCGACCGTGTGGATCCCGGGCGCTCCCTGGTCCGCTACGCCCCTCGCCCCGATGCGCCCAATGCTTACTTCGAGACCCATAACCGGAACAAGCGAGCGGTGGTCCTGGACCTGCGCCAGGAGAAGGGGCGCCAGGTGTTTTACCGGCTGGCCGAAAGGGCCGACGTGGTCGTCCAGAACTTCCGCCCTGGGGTAGCCCAGCGCCTGGGCATCGACTACGAGGCGCTGCGGGCCATCAACCCCAGGCTGATATATGCCTGCGCCTCCGGGTTCGGCCTCAAGGGCCCCCATGCCAGCCTGCCAGCTCTGGACCCCCTGGCCCAGGCGCGCGGCGGCATCATGAGCGTCACCGGCGAGCCCGACAGCCCGCCCTCCCGCACCGTCAACGGGCTGGTAGACCAGGTGGGAGCCTTTCTGCTGGCCCTGGGGGTCATGGTGGCGCTGTATCACCGCGAGCGCACCGGAGAGGGGCAGATGGTGGACGGCTCCCTGTTGCAGGCAGCCCTGGCGGTGCAGGCCTGGAACATCAACACCTATCTCCTGACATCCACCTATGCCGGCCAGCCGGTCCCTCGGCTGCCCCGCCGCCTCACCAGTCCCCTCTGGAACCACTACCGCTGCGCCGACAACCGCTGGATCATGCTGGCCATGGCCCAGGTAGGGCGCTACTGGCCCCGGTTCCGACAGCTCATGCACGAGGCCACCGGCGTCCTCCTTTCGCCCGAGGAGCTGACGGTGGACTGGATGCGCTTCCACCCCACGGAGCTGATGGGCCTCATAGACCAGCTGGACCAGCTCTTCGCCACCCGCCCCGCGGCCGAGTGGGTGGAGCTGATGCGCCAGAACGACCTGGTATGCGATGTAGTCCAGGACTATAGCGAGGTGGTGGAAGACCCCCAGGTGCTGGCCAACGGGATGATCATAGAGGTCCAGCACCCCTCCTACGGGCCGATACGCATGGTGCACAGCGGCGTCAACCTCAGCCGCACTCCGGCTACCTTCCGCCGCCCGGCGCCGGAGTTCGGCCAGCACACGGAAGAGGTCCTGCTGGAGTTCGGCTTCACCTGGGAGGAGATCGAGGCCCTCAAGCGCGAGGGCGTGGTAGGCCCCAGAGCAGAACGGTAGAAGGCGAAAGCTCGTCTAGGCGGGTGCGGGGCGGCTCAGGCCCCGGCCTCCTCTTGCTCCATTAGCTGACGCAGGCGGCGCAGCGCCCGGAAGATGATCAGGCGCACGTTGCCCTCGCTGGTGCCCAGGATACGGGCGATCTCGCGGCTGGAAAGGCCGCCGTCGAACCGCAACGACAGGGCCTCCTGCTCCCGCGGCGAGAGGCGGGCCAGGAGCCGCAGCAGTCGCTCCGCCTCCTCCTGGCGGATCGCCTCCTCCTCCGGCGTCGGGGCCATGTCCCACCACTCTAGGGCCGGCGACTCCTCCAGGGGCAGGGCGGCCCTGGATCGGGCCCGCATCTGGCTGACCATGACGTTATGGGCGATGGCGAACAGCCAGCTCCCCACCGCCTGGGGGTCGCGCAGGGTCGACCAGCGCAGGTAGGCCAGCTTAAAGGTCTCGGCCACCGCATCCTCCGCCAGGTCGCGGTCGCGGAGGCGACTGATGGCATAGGACATGAGCCTGTGGTAGTAGGCCTCGAAGACTCGACTGAAGGTCTCGCGGTCGGGCAGGTCCGACGCTGAGGGCTGCGCCCGCCGCAGTCCGTTGGTTCTGTTCGACTGGTGCGAACCCAGGCCCTTCGGTCGGCTCCGTAACTGGCGCATCCCTGCCATCGTCTACTCCTGGAAGGCGAATTCGAGTTCGCGAAGTCACCTTCCAGCAAAATTTTTCTCGAAAAGTTAGGCCAGATTGATGACACAAGAATCATGGTTCTAGCATCGTGCTGTCAACGTGGTAGCACCCCGTTGCAACGACCAGTTTTCCAGATGTTATCCACAGGTCGGGAATGCTGCTGGCGGCGCCAGCGCAGGACGGGCTGAGGTGAGAGGCCTTGGCCCGACGCTGGCGCCTCTTCAGCAATCACGGCCT contains:
- a CDS encoding CoA transferase; its protein translation is MEQALSGIKVLDLTIWQQGPMSTALLADFGADVIKVEAPDRVDPGRSLVRYAPRPDAPNAYFETHNRNKRAVVLDLRQEKGRQVFYRLAERADVVVQNFRPGVAQRLGIDYEALRAINPRLIYACASGFGLKGPHASLPALDPLAQARGGIMSVTGEPDSPPSRTVNGLVDQVGAFLLALGVMVALYHRERTGEGQMVDGSLLQAALAVQAWNINTYLLTSTYAGQPVPRLPRRLTSPLWNHYRCADNRWIMLAMAQVGRYWPRFRQLMHEATGVLLSPEELTVDWMRFHPTELMGLIDQLDQLFATRPAAEWVELMRQNDLVCDVVQDYSEVVEDPQVLANGMIIEVQHPSYGPIRMVHSGVNLSRTPATFRRPAPEFGQHTEEVLLEFGFTWEEIEALKREGVVGPRAER
- a CDS encoding RNA polymerase sigma factor, with protein sequence MRQLRSRPKGLGSHQSNRTNGLRRAQPSASDLPDRETFSRVFEAYYHRLMSYAISRLRDRDLAEDAVAETFKLAYLRWSTLRDPQAVGSWLFAIAHNVMVSQMRARSRAALPLEESPALEWWDMAPTPEEEAIRQEEAERLLRLLARLSPREQEALSLRFDGGLSSREIARILGTSEGNVRLIIFRALRRLRQLMEQEEAGA